The DNA window ACTTGTACTCCGGCGTTATTTCCCTTACAACTATAACACCGGCTTGCCTCCTCTTTTCCTTGAGGTATTCGAGAACAGGCAACCTTGCCGCATAGTATCCGCCGGAAAGCTCGGAGTACTTCTTCTTTTTACCTCTGCTTTCGGAATCGACGCCTATCCAAGTTCTTTCGGGGCTCCAGAAGCTCTCCTCAATCCATACTTCGACGAGCTGGAAGTGATAGGAGGATGGGTAGAGAATTACGACAAACCTGTTCCCGAAGTGCTCGTAAAAGAAGAGCGAAACGTCGTTTATCTCGTCAAAATCCTTTATTTCCTCCTTTATCTTTTCCCCAAGAATGTCGTGAACAGCAGTTATGCTCCACCTCGTCGGAACGAGCTTTTTCTCAACTCCTAAAATTCCCGCCGAGAAAACTCTCTGAATGTAATGGGTCGGAAAACCCCTCTCGAAAAGTTTGTAGACGGCCTCATTAGCCTTAACTTCATCGTACCACAGCTTCTCCACAACCCCCGGCAGTTTTGGATTCTCGGCAAGCTTCAAATTTTCTATTCTCGCCGAAACTCCGGCAGGATTTACTATTTCGTCAAAAAGCGGCTTTTTAACCACTTTTTTCACATCCGCCTCAACGTCGAAGTATTTTTTAGCCGCAGCTATCTCCTGAATCTTTAAAACGTATTCGTCGAACCTCTTAACATCTACTCTCTTCACACCCCTCGCAACGTTCATCCTCATCCTCAAAACGTCCTCAACCCTTCCGCTCCAAGAAGACGGATTATCGTAAAGCTCCGGATTTCCGGAGAAAACGACGAGAGGACCAGCGAAAACTTTCGGATAGCCTATTCTTCCGATAAAAATTGATGGAGGTGTTGGATCCTCTATTTTATTCTTTACCGGCAGATAAGCTACGTTTATCGACTCAAGAAGCTTGCACCTTCCGCATACTAAGTTGCCCTTGCACTTCGCACATATCATCTCAGAAAGTTCTTATCTCACCGTTGATTACCATTTCCGTCACTTTGGTTATCTCTGCCAGCCACTCCTCAGCTACGGTTTTAATTTTGCTTTCCATCTTCTCAACGCTGTAGCCCCTCTCCGGAATAACCTGAATGCTGCAAACCTTGGGCTGGTCTATCGGCTTTCCTATTTGCGAAAGAATCCTCACGTGAACCTCCTTTATTCCCTCCACAGCCTCGTAGCAGTCCTTCGCTATTAAGTTCGCGAGGATGTTGTAGATCTTGCCGACGTGGTTTATCGGGTTTTTGCCGCTCGTCGCTTCCATCGACATCGGTCTTCCCGGGGTTATAAGTCCGTTGCATCTGTTACCTCTGCCAACGCTTCCGTCATCACCGCTTTCTGCTGAAGTGCCTGTGACCGTCAAGTATACGACTCCTCTGTCAACGTCATCAGCCGTGTTGACGAAAATCTCCACCTTCCTTTCCGTGTACTCATTTGCGATGTCTTTTATGAAGTTCGAAAGCTCCTCCTTAACAGCCAGATATTCCTGAATGTTAGAAAGGTGCCTGTCAACAGTTGCCGCAGCTACCGTGAGCTTTATAGTATCCTTTTCCCTCAAAGCCATAACCTTAACATCTTCTCCCATAGCCTTTTCCTTCTTCCTGAACTCCTCGTAAATTCTTCTCTCTACGTTGTAAACCAAGTTTTCAGTTTCAGAAAGAGGAGCGTAGCCGATTCCAAAACTCGTGTCGTTTGCAAGAGGAATCTTTCCCTTCTGCCTCTCGAAAACGTCTCTCAAATCTGTAGAACCTTCACCCAAGCGAACGTCGAAGATTATGTCCGTTTCCGGATCGAGGTAGCGCATAGCTTCTCTAACGTAATTTTTAGCAGCTTTCAGAGCTATTCTGTCAGCCGGTATGTCTATTCCGTCGAAGTACTTAGTGGCTCTTCCGACGAGGAGTATATATATCGGCTGTATAAGCTCCCCACCTCCAAAGCTCGGCTTAGCTTTCCCGGCTACGATCTGCGTTTCGTCGGTGTTGTGATGAAGAACGGCTCCGACTTTCTTTATGTACTCCTTGCAAAGCGCCCTGCTCATAGCTTCGGCTATTCCGTCGGCGAGGCTATCTGGATGACCTATGCCTTTCCTCTCGACTATTTCTATCTTCTGCTCTTCGATAGGAGTGTGAACGAGCTCTTCTACAACGATGTTCCTCATGGAACTTAGATTCGAGCGAAGTAATATAAGAATTGCCTCGAATTATGCTTAGTAATAGCTAAACTTTAACGAAATTCTTCACAAACCTCCGATACCACTCAAACTCCTTTTCGTTAGCCAAGTGAATTTCGAAGGGGGCGAAAACATCTATAGACTTAAGAATTTCGGCTCTTATTCTCCCCCTTTCGCTCTGCTTTTTCGGCATGTTTTTGGAAACCACAAGAACGTCGATGTCGCTGGCCGGAGTGTGTTTACCCTCTACAACGGATCCGAAGACGTATACTTCAGCTTCCCCGAGAAGCTCTTTAGCTTTCTCCTTTATCAGCTTCGCGTAATAAATATAGTTTTCGAAGTACTTCCTCTCCTCCTTCGCTATCTCCCTCACGACGTCCATGAACTTCATATCGCATCAACCAACTCTCTAATCTTTTTAGCCAGTTTAAGCATGTTTTCAACTTCCTCCTTTTCAAATTCAGTTGGGATGTACCTCGAGGTAATGTATGCGTTCTCCAAATTCGATATTCCGTCTATGTTTTCAACCATGAACTTTCTGACTTCCTCATACTTCCCAGCGGTTTTCCCTATTTCCTTCAAAAGCTTTTTTATGGAATGGGTTTTTGGATAATCTCCGGCGAGAAGGAACAGCTTGTATTTTAGGTAAAGCTCGACAAACTGCTGAATGTTAAAAGCGGCAAGGTCGTAAACGCCACTTTTGAGAAGCTCTTCTCCGTTTTTCAGAAACTTTTCAGCTCTCTCTTTTAAGATTTCTATTTCTTCAAGACTCATTAAATTTAGTTCTCGAAAAGAAAGATAACGTTTTCTCAAATCTTCTTCATTTTCTTGCAGAACCTCTTGTACCACTCAAAGCCCTTTTCATCGACGATGTGTATCTCGAAAGGGTGCTGATAGCCGAATTCCCTGTAAACCTCCGATATTACGGCAGATCTCTTCTCAACGGGAACTTTCTTCGAATAAACGAGGACGTCAACATCCGATGACGGCAAGCTCTTTCCTTCGACATAAGAGCCAAACAGGTAGACTTCCACAGCACCGAGATGTTTTTCGGCTATTTCTTTAATTCTTTTAAGATATAAATCGAGATTTTCGATGTAATCTCTACGCCTCATAACCGAGCAGTTCCACTTTTATTGTACTCTTCTGAGAGATTGCCGAGGAGCTTTATCAAATCATGGGTTCTCGGAAATTCTCCGATCAACTCAAGAAATTTCGCTTTGATATAAAGCTGTGCCGCCTGCTCAACGCAGAACATTGCAAGATCGTAACGCCCTTTTTCGAAGTTAAACTTCGCCATTTCTTCAAACCCCTTCGCTTTCTCGATAAATTTCTCAACTTCCTCTTTTTTCACGCAAAATGTTCGACTAATGAGATTAAAAGCTTTTTAGCGAGCTCAAACGATTCTCACCATCTTTTCTTTTTTAAAGTGCGATGGAAACTTCTTCGCGACAATTATATGAGGAGACAAACCGAGGTTCAAAATTTCGTCGATCTCTTCCTTCAAAATTGAGAAGACATCGACATCTTCTTTTGAAATCACAAGAAGGTCAAAATCCGATTCGAAGGGAATTGCGCAGCTTTCCACTATAGAACCAAAGATGTATACTTCAGCTTTATTTTTCAACTTTTTCCGTATTTTTTTAATTACGTTATCCACGTCCTTCAACCCGAGGGTTTTTATCATCTTTCGACAGCTCCGAGGAGTTTTTTATATATCTCTTCAACAAGAGCTAAATCCTCTTCTTTCAAAGCTGAGATCACACCATAATCGCCGTTTTCCCTCAGGCTCTGTATTCGAGATATGCTTTTAACGATTTCTTCATTTATCCCAAGCATTTCCCTATTTTGCCAGAGTTTCGCTACTAAACCAGAGTGTGTTTTCGGTAGATCCAAGCCATTTTTTATCAGAAGAGCGTAACACAGATGAAGTATCGCATAATAACCTCTGGAAATCGCATCTTCATACAAACCTTTATCTTTCAGAATTTTAAAAGCTTCAAAAGACTTCTTCGCTCTCTGTAAATGAAGTTCGAATTCTTCCATTAAGATGAAAAACAGCTTTAGGAATAGATATAGCTTGCTGTCGGAATAAAGATCTGCAAACTCAACACGGACAGCTCGAATTCCAATTCTAAGCTTTCAATAGCTTTTTTCAGCCAGCGTTTCTCGTTTTATGAGCTTTCATCAGAATTGACTCGTTTCTTTCGACATCTACAGCTGAGAAAACGTAGGACTTCTTTTTGTTCGCTTTACGATTTCGTCCAGTGCAATCAGATTCTTCCGCTCTCGTTCTGCGTTTTTCCCTTCTCCAATAGACTAAGAGAGCCTCAACCAGTCCTTCAGCACTTTATTAAAAGTCGAAATTTATCTTATGCGAATAAAGCTTACATGTCTAACCACAGCCGAAATTCCCGTAAGAAATTGAAATCTGTTCTATAAACCGTTCCTGCTGTATTGTAATCACCTAAGGCTCAAGCTGACTGGGCTGTAAGGGATCAATTACTGAATATTTTAGAAAAGCTTAAGTAAACAAAGATTGGATTTGTAAACATGAGTATAATCTCCGTTAGACCTACTCCAGACTTAGAGAGGAAGATTAAGAAACTCATGGAGTTTGAGAAAACTGATAAATCGTCAATAGTTAGGAAAGCTCTGGAGAGAGGACTTAACGAGGAACTGAAGAGGTTAGCCCTAAGTCTATACATTGAGAGGAAAGTATCCCTGGCGAAAGCGGCTGAAATTGCAGAAGTGTCAATAAGAGACATGATAAAACTGATCAGAGAGAAGGGAGTTTCACTTAACATAACTATCGAAGACCTAAGAAAGGATTTTGAGGAGGCTATGAAATGATTTACGTCTTTAACTCAATGCCTCTAATTTATTTGAGCAAAGTGAGTTTAAGCTGGATATTCGAAGAACTTGAAGGAGAGAAATTAATTCCAGAAACAGTCTAC is part of the Ferroglobus placidus DSM 10642 genome and encodes:
- a CDS encoding Nre family DNA repair protein gives rise to the protein MICAKCKGNLVCGRCKLLESINVAYLPVKNKIEDPTPPSIFIGRIGYPKVFAGPLVVFSGNPELYDNPSSWSGRVEDVLRMRMNVARGVKRVDVKRFDEYVLKIQEIAAAKKYFDVEADVKKVVKKPLFDEIVNPAGVSARIENLKLAENPKLPGVVEKLWYDEVKANEAVYKLFERGFPTHYIQRVFSAGILGVEKKLVPTRWSITAVHDILGEKIKEEIKDFDEINDVSLFFYEHFGNRFVVILYPSSYHFQLVEVWIEESFWSPERTWIGVDSESRGKKKKYSELSGGYYAARLPVLEYLKEKRRQAGVIVVREITPEYKFPLGVWVVEEGIRKAMKTKPLKFETLHESLSYAEKLTLNKDWRKLIFKQTSLDRFLRSS
- a CDS encoding methionine adenosyltransferase; translation: MRNIVVEELVHTPIEEQKIEIVERKGIGHPDSLADGIAEAMSRALCKEYIKKVGAVLHHNTDETQIVAGKAKPSFGGGELIQPIYILLVGRATKYFDGIDIPADRIALKAAKNYVREAMRYLDPETDIIFDVRLGEGSTDLRDVFERQKGKIPLANDTSFGIGYAPLSETENLVYNVERRIYEEFRKKEKAMGEDVKVMALREKDTIKLTVAAATVDRHLSNIQEYLAVKEELSNFIKDIANEYTERKVEIFVNTADDVDRGVVYLTVTGTSAESGDDGSVGRGNRCNGLITPGRPMSMEATSGKNPINHVGKIYNILANLIAKDCYEAVEGIKEVHVRILSQIGKPIDQPKVCSIQVIPERGYSVEKMESKIKTVAEEWLAEITKVTEMVINGEIRTF
- a CDS encoding nucleotidyltransferase domain-containing protein, which gives rise to MKFMDVVREIAKEERKYFENYIYYAKLIKEKAKELLGEAEVYVFGSVVEGKHTPASDIDVLVVSKNMPKKQSERGRIRAEILKSIDVFAPFEIHLANEKEFEWYRRFVKNFVKV
- a CDS encoding HEPN domain-containing protein; this translates as MSLEEIEILKERAEKFLKNGEELLKSGVYDLAAFNIQQFVELYLKYKLFLLAGDYPKTHSIKKLLKEIGKTAGKYEEVRKFMVENIDGISNLENAYITSRYIPTEFEKEEVENMLKLAKKIRELVDAI
- a CDS encoding nucleotidyltransferase domain-containing protein, whose amino-acid sequence is MRRRDYIENLDLYLKRIKEIAEKHLGAVEVYLFGSYVEGKSLPSSDVDVLVYSKKVPVEKRSAVISEVYREFGYQHPFEIHIVDEKGFEWYKRFCKKMKKI
- a CDS encoding HEPN domain-containing protein, which gives rise to MKKEEVEKFIEKAKGFEEMAKFNFEKGRYDLAMFCVEQAAQLYIKAKFLELIGEFPRTHDLIKLLGNLSEEYNKSGTARL
- a CDS encoding nucleotidyltransferase domain-containing protein; protein product: MIKTLGLKDVDNVIKKIRKKLKNKAEVYIFGSIVESCAIPFESDFDLLVISKEDVDVFSILKEEIDEILNLGLSPHIIVAKKFPSHFKKEKMVRIV
- a CDS encoding HEPN domain-containing protein, translating into MEEFELHLQRAKKSFEAFKILKDKGLYEDAISRGYYAILHLCYALLIKNGLDLPKTHSGLVAKLWQNREMLGINEEIVKSISRIQSLRENGDYGVISALKEEDLALVEEIYKKLLGAVER
- a CDS encoding UPF0175 family protein, which encodes MSIISVRPTPDLERKIKKLMEFEKTDKSSIVRKALERGLNEELKRLALSLYIERKVSLAKAAEIAEVSIRDMIKLIREKGVSLNITIEDLRKDFEEAMK